CAAGAAACACAAATATATTTAGCTCAATAACTATATTTAAATTCTGGgtcaaaaataacaaaagtcTTTAtgtcatctaatctattaaaactgaaatacaaaatgTACTTAACTCTTAATTTTCCCTAATAATTACAATTTTTGCCACTTTGTATACATTGCAGAACATCAATTTCTTTCTGCCAATTTGTAAATCAACGGTCAATGTATACTGAAAGCTTTGTAGAATAGTGGAATGATGAAACGACTAAAACATAATGTCTAAATATAGTTTTTGCAATATTAtcatgaaaaatataaacaaagttGATATTCGTAGATGaattttctttgttaaaaatgaataataccaaataaaaatgataaaaagagCTGTAGAAGATATAGATATACTAGGATAATGTGTTTAGAACATAAAATGGTGTGCTTTATCTAGATATATATTCAATCGTAAACTAGGGTTAATAGTCGTATAAATTCTTAACGATAATATCATTTTGCAGGTTTTCATTCttttgttttgacaaaaaaaagttctcttttcaaaaaaaaaaaacatgttctccctggggggggggggggggggggggggagtaCATCTACAATTAAAACTAACAAAACTTATTTAAAACATCGAATTTAGTTTAACGAAAAATAGTTGAATTTGGAAAACTATCCATCAATATGTGCACATGTAAAAACACACGTACAACACATATTACTATCCAACTGTCACAGCTCAAAGCCCTATTTAAAGAGGTTACTTCCTTCCCATACACAAAAACAGTCTTTATTTATCTGTACTAAACACAAACACAGAGAGAGCAAACCCATTTCTTGAAATTCGATCTCCGACAAAGCATGAAGAGAGTCAGAGGTTTCAAGATAGGACATAGATACGTCAAGATCTTTAGATGGATCCGATCCAAAAAAACTCAAACAATGAAACGCCAATGCCCGACCCCAATCACCAACCCGATCACCGGGATCCGCTCATTAGCACGGTCTCTAAGCCGTGGAGCCAAGAGACTGTGTAGTGGCAAGAAGAATTCGGGCCAGAGTCAGATCCGACTGGGTAAGGATCCGAAAAATACTCCGTCGATGAAAGTTGTTCCGAAGGGGCATTTGGTGGTTCACGTGGGCGAACCAGACGGCGACACGCGGCGGGTTGTAGTGCCGGTGATCTACTTTAATCACCCTTTGTTCGGAGAATTGTTGGAGCAAGCGGAGCGGGTTCACGGGTTTGATCAACCGGGTCAGATCACGATTCCGTGTCGGGTTTCTGATTTTGAGAAAGTTCAGATGAGGATCGCCGCATGGGATCACTGTCGCAGGAAGAGTACTTACAAGATTCTCTAATTTGACATTTTTCTTGTCTGaactaaaagaaaagaaaaaaaaaatagaggagttttgtaaatatattgttttttcctTGTATTATAAACACGGTATGCCAATTCATAATTGAAAAGAATTATGTTTTAACACTATTATAGAAAATTGTTACTTCTGTTAACTTAAAAGAGTGACACCTAAAATTTGACAAACACTCTCTATTTGATACATCGTCATAACTTtacgaaatttattaattactcCATTTTTAAACTATGCTTATTATTAATAACCATACGTTGTTTATTattaatagattttttaatcCAAAAATTGACACCAATGTAtcagaaaacatattttaatgaACAacttcaaaaatgaaaaataatgtaAGAACAAACTAGAGTAATATCCATTTATTCATATCTAACGAATCTACACGATCCATTGAGACtgatttttattgatatattaGGATTTATTTTGTTCTTATGGTTTCAACTGAACCCTTTCTAGATTTGAATAGAAAAAACCACATGTACGTCTTTTCTTATGGCAATGTCAAAATACATATATCCAGAACCCAAAACCCGAACTAAATTCGAACAAAAATAATCTAATTTGTATTTGATCAACAATGTAAAATACAAGAATGGATTTGAGGATAttacaaaacatatttaaatatgatGTACTATTAACTAACCCAAATGAAATGCTCAACAAATCTGAAAAACCTAAAAATTCGAAAACCAGTCTGAATATCCAAATTAatattcaatataaatatttaaaacataaatatgtatttCACATATTCAATAACATGATTATTTTGATATGATATCTAAAATAAGTAGTTTAgtatccaaat
This genomic stretch from Raphanus sativus cultivar WK10039 chromosome 3, ASM80110v3, whole genome shotgun sequence harbors:
- the LOC108846228 gene encoding auxin-responsive protein SAUR36, translated to MKRVRGFKIGHRYVKIFRWIRSKKTQTMKRQCPTPITNPITGIRSLARSLSRGAKRLCSGKKNSGQSQIRLGKDPKNTPSMKVVPKGHLVVHVGEPDGDTRRVVVPVIYFNHPLFGELLEQAERVHGFDQPGQITIPCRVSDFEKVQMRIAAWDHCRRKSTYKIL